In a genomic window of Acidobacteriota bacterium:
- a CDS encoding DUF3142 domain-containing protein — protein MRRKGGKRAFGLILALATMSLSDAASLPRQMLWAWERQEDLRFLDPREAGVAYLAETLRLHGDVVDAVPRLQPLRLAAGTQVVAVIRIETSSPKPSDSDTMVGKCVDAIVPITGLAGVIGVQIDFDATHSEREFYASLLRALRARLPDGVGLDITALASWCLGDPWLGDLPIDDAIPMLFRMGADGERILSRLSAGGDFSQPICRSSVGLSTDEPLPHFPTGRRRYIFNPSSWRAEAWERVRGK, from the coding sequence GTGCGACGAAAAGGCGGGAAGCGGGCGTTCGGGCTCATCCTCGCCCTCGCCACCATGTCACTTTCCGATGCTGCGAGCCTCCCTCGCCAAATGCTATGGGCGTGGGAGCGCCAGGAGGACCTCAGGTTCCTCGACCCTCGGGAGGCCGGCGTCGCCTACCTCGCCGAGACACTCCGTCTCCACGGCGATGTCGTCGATGCCGTGCCGAGGCTTCAGCCGCTGAGACTGGCGGCCGGGACGCAGGTCGTTGCCGTCATCCGCATCGAGACGTCGTCCCCCAAGCCGAGCGACTCCGACACGATGGTCGGCAAGTGCGTGGACGCGATCGTCCCCATCACAGGTCTGGCAGGTGTCATCGGCGTTCAGATCGACTTCGACGCGACCCACTCGGAGCGGGAGTTCTACGCGTCGTTGCTCCGGGCGCTGCGCGCCCGCCTTCCGGATGGAGTTGGACTCGACATCACGGCGCTGGCGTCGTGGTGCCTGGGCGATCCTTGGCTTGGCGACCTTCCGATCGACGACGCGATTCCGATGCTCTTCCGGATGGGGGCTGACGGCGAACGCATTCTGTCGCGCCTTTCGGCCGGCGGAGACTTCAGCCAGCCGATCTGCCGGTCGAGCGTGGGCCTGTCGACCGATGAGCCACTTCCTCACTTTCCGACCGGGAGGCGGCGGTACATCTTCAACCCTTCGAGCTGGAGAGCCGAGGCATGGGAGCGCGTGCGAGGCAAGTAG